TCTTCACAACATTGACGAAGCTAGCGACGGGGAGCTTCGCATTGATTTGGAGGAAAAGGCATTTCAGGTGCTTGCCCAGAAATCGGTGATCAAAAAGCCGCGCGTGGAAGTTCTAGGAGACGGCGAGGCTCCGTTCGAGCTTAACTTCGCCGGGCTCTCGTTTCCGCGGAAGCTGTGGCACATCGTGGAGAACGAGACCTACAAATCTATCGGATGGGACGCGCAGGGGATGTGTGTTGTTATTGACGCTGAGCTATTCGTGAACGAAATTCTCAGGAAGGAGGGAGATTCTAAGATTTTCCAAACGACTAATATGAAGAACGTCCTGCGCCAACTCAATCTGTACGGGTTCAAGAAGATGGGCCGCGTGTGTAATACCTCCAACGTTGCGAGGGAATCTACATCCAAGGTAAATATCCActtaacattaattaaatctTTATAGCAGGTCAAGCCATCAAGCAGGCAAACGACTCGTCATTTCCTCATCTTTCCACAGAAGCTGGTGTTCCATAACAGCTCCTTCTGCCGAGGACACCCTGAGCTCCTGGACCACGTGAAGCGCCGTACGAGGGTCAGGAGCGAACTAGCCTCTGGTTCCAGGCACAGTGCTTCTGTCTGTACGTCCCAAAGCCTCCTCCCTCTACAAAGCTCTAATGGTGAGATGAGCCTAAACGCATGCGATGCACCTCTGGACCTCAGCCTCAAGAACAAGAAGTCCAgaacctcctcctcctcatctgaGGACAGCCTGAACTCCACCCTGCTCCGTGTGCTCTCCCTCCTGACTGAAATGACCTGCTTGGCCCAGGCCTCGACAGCTGAATCTCTGATCCCGGCCAGACTACAGACCACCCTGGCTGCCTGGATCTCGCTGAGCACCCCGGAGCTCCAGGCATCTGGGCTGATCTCCACAAGCCACCCAGCATTCAGTGCAATGGCCCAGCCTTGCCCCAACTGTGGACACAACATTCGCCCCTCCCAGAGCACTCAGACGGACAGCCAGGTGTAGAACTTTCACCGAATCTCTGTTCTCCACTAGATATGATACTATAGTGTATATGTTAATAATACAACTACATCATTCATAATAAAGGGATACTGCTGCAGTGTTGGTTTTGctatgtgatttattttgtggTACTGTAAACAAGTCTGGTATGATTAGGTAAAACATATAAATTGATAATAATATTTGGAgccaatgtaaaataaaaataaaaatgcattctgTATGAATAGTAGACTACCTAACAACAGACCGTCTGCTGGTCGCTACGTGACGTCACCCGAGGCTCATCATattgacattgtgtgtgttctctaagctgggcagaaatacagaaaacaaagaaaaatatgtctcattaatattaaagtaactgattcacagaagaCTGCTTGCATCTTTcatctaaagctgggtttaAATGTTAGATCTCTAACATTAAAAGcgctcatgataaatgaaatcctaacagaaCATAG
This is a stretch of genomic DNA from Electrophorus electricus isolate fEleEle1 chromosome 6, fEleEle1.pri, whole genome shotgun sequence. It encodes these proteins:
- the LOC118241570 gene encoding heat shock transcription factor, Y-linked-like, coding for MSDLTERKANTMASHGEPETDVCHGAETSATQGAASRKRTFSRSASPCALSLHNIDEASDGELRIDLEEKAFQVLAQKSVIKKPRVEVLGDGEAPFELNFAGLSFPRKLWHIVENETYKSIGWDAQGMCVVIDAELFVNEILRKEGDSKIFQTTNMKNVLRQLNLYGFKKMGRVCNTSNVARESTSKVNIHLTLIKSL